The genomic stretch TTCCGGATTCCGGAGGCCGGGCAATCGGCCGGGCCTGCGGCGGTATTTCTCAAGGGCCCCTTGCAGCGTCCGGCGGTTGGCGCGATCATCTACGTCTCGGCATGATCCCGAAAAGTGGGCACCGGTTTTCGGGACAAGATGATGCCTGGATGACAGGAGGCGCTCCATGAGTTCGCTATCGGAGGACACTGATCCAAGCGAGAATCGCGCGGCGGCGCGCACCGCCGCTGCAGGCCCCCAGCAAAGCCGCGTTACGTTCAATCGTCTGGAACTCAATCGTATTCTCAATCTCTATGGCCGCATGGTCGCCGATGGCGAATGGCGCGACTATGCCATCGACTTCTTGAGGGATCGCGCGGTGTTCTCGGTGTTCCGCCGCGCTTCCGAAGTCCCGATCTACCGCATCGAAAAAGATCCGCGGCTCGCGCGCAAGCAGGGCATGTACAGCGTGATCTCCGCGACCGGCCTGATCCTGCGCCGCGGCCAGGAGCTCGAGCGCGTGCTGCTGGTGATCGATCGCAAGCTGGCGGTGGTTTAGCCATGCTGTCATTCCGGACCAGCGCGCAGCGCTGGATCCGGAATCCAGAGGTTAGCTAGGCGTAATCTGCGGCGCGAGGTTCCGGGTTCGCTTCGCGCCCCGGAATAACACCGGACAACTAGCGCTGTTCTGCATCATCCCCCGGCACAGTCGTCGCGCCGTCGCCGAGCGCGCGCTGCATCATCACGGTGTCGAGCCAGCGACCGAATTTGAGGCCGACACTGGGATGGGTCCCGATCATCTGGAAGCCGGTTTTGGTGTGGACGCCGATCGATCCGGCGTTGGCGGAATCGCCGATCACCGCGATCATCTGCCGGTAGCCGCGCGCTTCGCATTCGGCGATCAGCCGCAGCATCAATTGCAGGCCGATGCCGCGGCGGTGGATTGCAGGTCTCAGATAGACCGAATTCTCCACCGTGAAGCGGTAGGCCGGCCGCGGACGGTACGGGCCGGCATAGGCATATCCGACCACGCCGCCTTGCAGGACGCCCACGAAATACGGAAATCCGCCGTCCAGCAGCGCCTTGAACCGCCGGGTCATCTCGGCAAGGTCCGGCGGTATCAGCTCGAACGTCGCGGTGCCGTAGAGCACAGCGTGCTCGTAGATTTCGGTGACAGAGGGGAGGTCGGCCTCGGTGGCGGGCCTGATTTCGGCGGGTGACATGGACGCCAGATTATTTTTGCTTCAGCCAAAAGAAAAGCCCCGGCGGTAAGGCCGGGGCTTCAATTCGTCCGCCTGAGGCGTTTGGGCTAGTCGCGCTGGCCAAGCAGCTGCAGCAGCAGCGTGAACAGGTTGATGAAGTTGAGGTAGAGTGAGAGTGCGCCAAGGATGGCCGCACGCTCCGCCACCACGCCGCCCTGCGAGGCATAGCCGTAGATGTAGTCGTTCTTCAGCCGCTGGGTATCCCAGGCGGTGAGGCCCGCGAATACCAGCACGCCGACCACCGAGACGATGAACTGCAGCATCGTGCTCGCCAGGAACAAATTGACCAGGCTCGCGATGATGATGCCGATCAGGCCCATGAACAGGAACGACCCCATGCCGCTCATGTCACGCTTGGTAGTGTAGCCGTAGAGGCTCAGAGCGCCGAAGGTCGCCGCGGTGATGAAGAACACCCGCACGATCGAGGTGTGCGTATACACCAGGAAGATCGACGACAGTGAAACGCCCATCAGCGCCGAGAACACCCAGAACAGCATCTGGGCGGCAGCGGGCTGCAGCCGGTTGATGCCGGCCGAGATCACGAACACCATCAGCAAGGGCGCGAAGATGAAAAGCCACTTCAGGGGGCTCACATACATCGCATAGCCGAACGGCGTCAGGAAGGCGTTGCCGAATTTGGCCGCGCCGGCCGCCGGATCGCCGGTCACCGCCGCCATATAGACGCCGAGCGCCGCGAGACCGGTGATGGCCAGCCCGATGCTCATGTAATTGTAGATGCGCAGCATGTAGGCGCGCAGACCGGCGTCGACGGCCGCAGCGTCAATGCGTCCGGCGGCCCGGCCGAAAGGAGAAGCGTAGTTACGGTCTAGGTCCGACATGGTCGAATTCCCGTTGGTTGCCCGGCGGAGCGCAAGGGGTTTGCGACGCCGGTTAGATATCTATCTCAGATAGCGCGATTTTGCTGACATTAATTTTGCGTCATCAAACCGGCTCTCTTCCCATCCGATATGTGGGAAACTAGCACATTCGCTGCAAGCTTCCACGCGCGGCCGAATGTCGCTCTAAACCGCGATTTAGGGGCAAAAACGGCGTTAACCCTGCTCGCTCCGCCGCTACAAATTGTCACAAATTCCGCAACACCGTGGCCGGTTTCTGGTTCAGGGCCAAAAGCGTCCCGGCCAGTCCCAGCCCCACCGTGACGATCAGCGCGGCCACGACCACGCCGGCGGCGCTTCCGGCCTGCCAGATGAAGCTCAGCGTCATCAGCCGGGTCACGATCAGCCAGGCGGCGATCGAGCCCGCGATCACGCCGAACACGGCGGTGGCAAAGCCGATCATCAGATATTCCAGCGCATAGGCGCCGAGCAGCCGCGCGCGGGTGGCCCCGAGCGTCTTCAGGATTACCGCGTCGTAGACCCGGTGGCGATGGCCGGCGGCGAGCGCGCCGCCCAGCACCAGGATGGCCGAGATCAGCGTCACCGCGCTGGCGCCGCGGATCGCCATCACGAGGTTGGTGACCACGCTGCCGATGGTTTCCAGCGCCTCGCGCACCCGCACGCTGGTTACCGTCGGGAAGGCGTCGGCCACCTGTTTGATGATGCGGGCGTCGCCGGCGGCGTCCGGATGGGTCTCGGTCAGGGTCGCGACATGGCTGTGCGGCGCGCCCTTGAAGGCGTTCGGCGAGAACACCAGCACGAAATTGATGCCGAGGCCCTGCCAGTCGATATTGCGCAGATTGGCGATTTTGGCCGGAATGTCGCGGCCGAGCACGTTGACGACGATCTCGTCGCCGATTTTGAGCTTGAGCCCGTCGGCGATCTTCTTCTCCATCGAGACCAGTGGCGGACCGCTGTAATCCGGCCCCCACCACTCGCCCTCGACGATCTTCGAGCCCTTGGGAATCTCGCCGGTATAGGTCAGGCCACGGTCGCTCTGCAGCACCCATTCGGAATCCTGCGACGCCTTGAGGTCTTCGGCCTTGACGCCGCGGGCGGCGGCGATCCGCCCGCGCAGCATCGGCACGTCCTCCACGGTCGATCCGGGCGCGGTCTGTTTCAGGAAGGCAGCGAAGCGGTCGGCTTCGGTGGTGGGAATATCGATGAAGTAGAACGACGGCGCGCGATCCGGCAGCGCCGCCAGGAACTGCCGCCGCAGATTGCCGTCGATCTGGGTAATGGTGACCAGCACCGCGAGCCCCAGGCCGAGCGACATCACGACCGACGGCGTCAGTGCGCCGGGCCGGTAGATGTTGGCGATCGCCAGCCGCAGCATGGTGATGCGACTACGGGGCAGGCGGCGCGCCAGCGCCATCAGCCCGGCGGCGACGCCGCGCAGCAGCGCGAACACCGCGGCTGAGGAGACGACGAACACCGCCGCGACGCGCTTGTCATAGGCAAGCCCGATCGCAACCGCGATCAACAGCGCAATCACCACCGCCATCAGCGCCAGATAGCTCCAGCGCGGGCGGTGCCATTCGGGGGCTACTTCGTCGCGGAACAGCGCCGCGACCGGCACATCATGCACCCGGCCGAGCGGCCACAGGCCGAAGGCCAGCGCCGTGAGCAGGCCGTAGATGAACGACAGCGCGAGTTCGTCCGCGTGCAACGCGGGAATCACCGGCAATGGCAGCAGCTTGCCGAACAGGCCGACGATAACGAAAGGCAGCGCCGCCCCGGCGGCAAGGCCGATCACCGAGCCGATCCCGGCAAGCACGACCACCTGGGTCAAATAGATCGTGAAGACGTCGCGGCCGGTGGCGCCCAGCGCCTTGAACGACGCGATGACGTCGCGGCGGCGATCGATATGGCTCTTGACCGCATTGGCGACGCCGACGCCGCCGACCAACAGTGCGGCAAGGCCGACCAGGGTCAGAAATTGGGTGAAACGGCTGATGGTGCGCTCGAGCTGCGGCGAGGCGTTGCCGCGGCTTCGAATCTCCCAGCCGGCTGCCGGCAGCGCGCTTCGCGCGCTGTCGATCAGCGCGGTCGCGGCGCGGTCGGTGGCTGCGTTGTCGGGTAGTTTCAAGCGGTAGATCCAGCGCACCAGGCTGCCGGGCTGCAACAACCCGGTCGCGCGCAGGCCGGCTTCGCTGACCAGGAAACGCGGGCCGAGGCCGACATTGCCGGCAAGCTTGTCGGGCTCGGCGCTATCAACGGTGCGGATCTGGAAGCTGGCGCTGCCGATGGTGACGCGGTCGCCGAGCTTGAGGTCAAGCCGCGCCAAAAGGGTGGAATCCACCGCCGCGCCGAACGCGCCGTCGCGCTCGGCCAACACATCCGCGATCGGCAATTCCGGATCGAGCGTCAGCTCACCCAGCATGGGATAGTTGCCGTCCACCGCCTTGAGCTCGACCAGCGCCAGCCTGCCGTCGGCGCTGCGGGCCATGACGCGCAACGTCGCCGCGACCGAAACGTCGCCGCGCGAACGCAGGAACGCGATCTCGTCGGGCTTGGCTTCGCGCTGGATGAGAGAGAATGCGACGTCGCCGCCGAGCAGCGTACGGCCCTCGCGCGCAAGGCCTTCGCTGAGGCTGGCCGCAACGGAGCCGACGCCGGCGATCGCCATCACGCCAAGCGCGATACAGGCGATGAAGACGTAAAAGCCGCGCAAGCCGCCGCGCAACTCGCGAAGCGCATAGCGCAGCGCAAGCGACGACGCGCGGCTGCCGCGGTCAGCGGCCTCGGATGCGATGCTCATGTACTGGAATGCCCGTCGATCCGGCCCGAGCGCAGCCGCACCACGCGGTCGCAGCGCTGCGCCAGCGAGGTGTCGTGCGTCACCAGCACCAGCGTCATGCCGCGCTCGGCGTGCTTGGTGAACAGCAGGTCGACGATCTGCTTGCCGGTGGCTTCATCGAGGTTTCCGGTCGGCTCGTCCGCGACCAGGATCGCGGGATCGGGTGCCAGCGCACGCGCAAGGGCGACGCGCTGCTGCTCGCCGCCGGATAATTGCGTGGGATAATGATGCAGGCGGTCGCCGAGGCCGACCGATTGCAGTTCCTGCGCGGCGCGCGCGGATGCATCGGGATTGCCGGCGAGTTCCAGTGGCACCGCGACATTTTCCAGCGCTGTCATGGTCGGTATCAGATGGAACGACTGGAATACGATGCCGACATGCCGGCCGCGAAAGCGGGCGAGGGCGTCCTCGTCGAGGGCATTGAACGGCGTGCCGTTGACCACCACCTCTCCGCTGTCAGGACGTTCCAACCCCGCCATCACCATCAGCAAGGTCGACTTCCCCGAGCCTGACGGTCCGATCAGTCCGATCGCTTCGCCCGGTGCCACACGAAGGCTGATATCTTTCAGGATATGAACGCGTGCCGCGCCGCTGCCGAGTGAGAGATTGACATTGGCGATTGAAATAGTGTCCGGCTCGAGGCCGGCCAGTGAAGAGGGTTCGATGAGACTGTCCATGGCTCGGTCATATGGCACTTCAGCCGCTCGGGTCGAGGGCCGGTTCGTGATCTTCGTGCACATACTCGTGTTGATTATGGCCTTGATGACGGCGGGAACGGCTTTGGGGCAAGGGTCCGTGGCGGTGACGGCAAAGCCGGTCAAGATGGTGGTTTTGGGCGATTCCTTGAGCGCCGGCTACGGCCTGCCGGCCGGGGCGGCGTTCCCGGTTCGCCTACAAAAAGCCTTGGATACCAAAGGGATAAAGGTCGACATGATCAACGCCGGGGTATCCGGCGATACCGCCTCCGGCGGCCGCGACCGGCTCGACTGGTCGGTGCCCGAGGGAACCGACGCCGTGATCGTCGAACTCGGCGCCAACGACGCCCTGCGCGGCACCGATCCCGCGGTCACGCATGCGGCGCTGTCTGACATTCTGACGCGGCTGAAGGCGCGCGGGGTAGCGGTTCTGCTCTGCGGGATGGTCGCGCCGCCAAATTATGGCAGCGATTATGCGGCCCGTTTCAACGCGATCTACCCGGAGCTCGCGAAATCATTCGGCGTGCCGCTCTACCCGTTCTTTCTGGACGGCGTTGCCGCCGACGTCCGGCTCAATCAGGCGGATGGCATGCACCCGACCGCGGAGGGCGTGGACCTCGTCGTGAAAAATATCTTGCCCACGGTGGAGGCATTTCTCGGCAAATTATCCGGGCAACGGAGTTGAAAAATCAGCAGTGATAACCTTAAGCACCGTGTTTTCCCGGACTTTCGCCTCGCATGCTTCGCAGAGTCACATAAGTCAGGTAGAAATTAGCGATCGGTGATTCGTCACCGGGTTTCAGCATCGGGAGTCGAGCGATGCCGCGTCTGTTCACTGGTCTGGAAATTCCGGCCGAGATCGGCCAAACGCTTTCCAATTTGCGTGGCGGCCTCCCCGGCGCCCGCTGGGTCGATCCCGAAAATTATCACGTCACCTTGCGCTTCATCGGCGACATCGACGGCATGTCGGCGAATGAGATCGCCTTGATGCTGTTTCGGGTCAACCGCAAGCCGTTCGAGGTCAGGCTGCAGGGCTTGTCGAGTTTTGGCGGCCGCAAGCCGCGCGCGGTGGTCGCCTCCGTCGAGCCGTGCCGGCCGCTGATCGAGCTGCAGGCCGAACTCGAACGGCTGATGCAGCGGATCGGGCTCGATCCCGAGGGGCGCAAATTCACCCCCCATGTGACGCTGGCGCGGCTGTACGACGCCTCGAGCCAGGACGTCGCCGATTATCTCTCGGTGCGCGGCTATTTTCCGAGCCGCGTCTTCACCGTCTCCCGCTTCGTGTTGTTCTCGTCCCGCGCCTCGACCGGCGGGGGGCCCTATGTGGTCGAGGATTCTTACGCGTTGAGTGCCTGAGGGCGGGAGCGCCCGCTCGTCACATCCACCGCTGTCATCGCCCGGCATAGCCGTCCGAAGGACGGCGTCGCTTCCGCTCGCCATAGCCGTCCGAAGGACGGCGTCGCTTCCGCTCGCCTATGACCGGGCGATCCAGTATTCCAGAGCCGCCATGATTTAACCGAGAAGCCGCGGCGTACTGGATACCCGCTGTCGCGGGTATGACGATTTGCGGCTGGGT from Bradyrhizobium sp. Ash2021 encodes the following:
- a CDS encoding N-acetyltransferase family protein, with amino-acid sequence MSPAEIRPATEADLPSVTEIYEHAVLYGTATFELIPPDLAEMTRRFKALLDGGFPYFVGVLQGGVVGYAYAGPYRPRPAYRFTVENSVYLRPAIHRRGIGLQLMLRLIAECEARGYRQMIAVIGDSANAGSIGVHTKTGFQMIGTHPSVGLKFGRWLDTVMMQRALGDGATTVPGDDAEQR
- a CDS encoding DUF2794 domain-containing protein, whose amino-acid sequence is MSSLSEDTDPSENRAAARTAAAGPQQSRVTFNRLELNRILNLYGRMVADGEWRDYAIDFLRDRAVFSVFRRASEVPIYRIEKDPRLARKQGMYSVISATGLILRRGQELERVLLVIDRKLAVV
- a CDS encoding ABC transporter ATP-binding protein; protein product: MDSLIEPSSLAGLEPDTISIANVNLSLGSGAARVHILKDISLRVAPGEAIGLIGPSGSGKSTLLMVMAGLERPDSGEVVVNGTPFNALDEDALARFRGRHVGIVFQSFHLIPTMTALENVAVPLELAGNPDASARAAQELQSVGLGDRLHHYPTQLSGGEQQRVALARALAPDPAILVADEPTGNLDEATGKQIVDLLFTKHAERGMTLVLVTHDTSLAQRCDRVVRLRSGRIDGHSST
- the thpR gene encoding RNA 2',3'-cyclic phosphodiesterase is translated as MPRLFTGLEIPAEIGQTLSNLRGGLPGARWVDPENYHVTLRFIGDIDGMSANEIALMLFRVNRKPFEVRLQGLSSFGGRKPRAVVASVEPCRPLIELQAELERLMQRIGLDPEGRKFTPHVTLARLYDASSQDVADYLSVRGYFPSRVFTVSRFVLFSSRASTGGGPYVVEDSYALSA
- a CDS encoding Bax inhibitor-1/YccA family protein produces the protein MSDLDRNYASPFGRAAGRIDAAAVDAGLRAYMLRIYNYMSIGLAITGLAALGVYMAAVTGDPAAGAAKFGNAFLTPFGYAMYVSPLKWLFIFAPLLMVFVISAGINRLQPAAAQMLFWVFSALMGVSLSSIFLVYTHTSIVRVFFITAATFGALSLYGYTTKRDMSGMGSFLFMGLIGIIIASLVNLFLASTMLQFIVSVVGVLVFAGLTAWDTQRLKNDYIYGYASQGGVVAERAAILGALSLYLNFINLFTLLLQLLGQRD
- a CDS encoding FtsX-like permease family protein, with amino-acid sequence MSIASEAADRGSRASSLALRYALRELRGGLRGFYVFIACIALGVMAIAGVGSVAASLSEGLAREGRTLLGGDVAFSLIQREAKPDEIAFLRSRGDVSVAATLRVMARSADGRLALVELKAVDGNYPMLGELTLDPELPIADVLAERDGAFGAAVDSTLLARLDLKLGDRVTIGSASFQIRTVDSAEPDKLAGNVGLGPRFLVSEAGLRATGLLQPGSLVRWIYRLKLPDNAATDRAATALIDSARSALPAAGWEIRSRGNASPQLERTISRFTQFLTLVGLAALLVGGVGVANAVKSHIDRRRDVIASFKALGATGRDVFTIYLTQVVVLAGIGSVIGLAAGAALPFVIVGLFGKLLPLPVIPALHADELALSFIYGLLTALAFGLWPLGRVHDVPVAALFRDEVAPEWHRPRWSYLALMAVVIALLIAVAIGLAYDKRVAAVFVVSSAAVFALLRGVAAGLMALARRLPRSRITMLRLAIANIYRPGALTPSVVMSLGLGLAVLVTITQIDGNLRRQFLAALPDRAPSFYFIDIPTTEADRFAAFLKQTAPGSTVEDVPMLRGRIAAARGVKAEDLKASQDSEWVLQSDRGLTYTGEIPKGSKIVEGEWWGPDYSGPPLVSMEKKIADGLKLKIGDEIVVNVLGRDIPAKIANLRNIDWQGLGINFVLVFSPNAFKGAPHSHVATLTETHPDAAGDARIIKQVADAFPTVTSVRVREALETIGSVVTNLVMAIRGASAVTLISAILVLGGALAAGHRHRVYDAVILKTLGATRARLLGAYALEYLMIGFATAVFGVIAGSIAAWLIVTRLMTLSFIWQAGSAAGVVVAALIVTVGLGLAGTLLALNQKPATVLRNL
- a CDS encoding arylesterase, which translates into the protein MHILVLIMALMTAGTALGQGSVAVTAKPVKMVVLGDSLSAGYGLPAGAAFPVRLQKALDTKGIKVDMINAGVSGDTASGGRDRLDWSVPEGTDAVIVELGANDALRGTDPAVTHAALSDILTRLKARGVAVLLCGMVAPPNYGSDYAARFNAIYPELAKSFGVPLYPFFLDGVAADVRLNQADGMHPTAEGVDLVVKNILPTVEAFLGKLSGQRS